ATTCGCCCTCGAACTTGTTGAAGAGGTCGAAAAGCATATCCGCGTTGGACAACTCAAAGTTGTACTTGGACATCTCCACCTCATTCTGGTGGTAGACGTTGCCGTAGGTGACCGTGTCGTTCCACTTGAGGTCGTAGACCGACTCCTTCTCCTGGAGATACATGCAGAGGCGCTCCAGCCCGTAGGTGATCTCCACGCTGACGGGTTTGAGGTCGATACCGCCCACCTGCTGGAAGTAGGTGAACTGGGTGACCTCCATGCCGTTGAGCCACACTTCCCAGCCCAGGCCCCAGGCGCCCAGGGTGGGTGATTCCCAATCGTCCTCCACAAAACGGATGTCGTGGGCCGCCGCGTCGATGCCGATGGCCGACAGGGACTGCAGGTAAAGATCCTGGACATTGTCCGGGGACGGCTTCAGGACGACCTGGAACTGGTAATAATGCTGCAACCGGTTGGGGTTCTCGCCGTAGCGGCCGTCGGTGGGACGGCGGGAAGGCTCGACGTAGGCGGTCTTCCACGGCTCGGGGCCGATGACCCGGAAAAACGTGGAGGGATTGAACGTCCCGGCACCGCACTCGATGTCCATGGCCTGGACCACGGCGCAGCCGTAATTCGCCCAAAAGCCCTGCAATTTCAGTATGACATCTTGAAAATTCATGATCTGCTCCAACTCATACCTTTTTATACATGCCGCCCTCCCAGGACAGGCCCAGGTGGTAGGCGACGAATAGTTCAATCAGTTGACTGGCCTGGCGGCGGACTTCATTGTCCATGCTCACTGAGGCCCAGTCGGCCGGCCGGCTGTGTTGTATCCAGTCCAGGGCGCGCAGCACCCCGGCGGAAATAGGCCGAGCAAGACCCTCTAACGGTTTCCCGTCGGAAAGACAAGTCCGGCAGGCCACTTGGCCGCGCTCCACGCCGAAACGATGGCCGCACTCGCAGGACAAGGGGCGGCCGCATACCCCGCAACAGAGGAAGTCGGGCGTGAAGCCCATGTCGAAGGCCATTTTGGCCCGAAAGAGCCAGGGGGTAAAATCGCTGCCCGTGCCGCTCTCCTCCAGCATGTGCAGGGTCTCAAGGAGCAGTTCGTAGGCAACCTTGGCATCGGCGGGGTCGATCTCCACCGCCTCTACGAATTTGACGCAGTTGACGGCCAGGCCGGTGCGTGCCGGGTCCGTGCGGATCCCGGGAAAATTGTGCAGCAGCGTCCCCTCTTCGAGGACCGTGTATGCACCGGTCTTGTTGGTTCCGATGGTGAAGAGCACGAGGCTCAAAGGATCAAGGCAGCCCACGAAGCGACGGCGCGAACGGCTGCCGCCGAAGGCGAACCCGTTGAAGATGCCGCGCGAAGGCGTCAGCAGGCGAACCCAGACGTCGGCCTCTCGAAAACGCCCGGTCTTGAGTACGAGGGCTTTTTCGGTGGCGCTCATGAGCCTACGTCCGCGCGGAATCCGGAAATCCCGGTCACATGCCGAAGGTAAGCGTCTGGATGTTGCCCTTGGAGGCGTCCAGGGCGTAGGGCTGGCCGTTATAGGTCACGGTCACGCCGGAAACGTTGCCAATGCGGATGCGGCGCGGGCTGTTGAACATGAGGCGCAGCGGTTCCCCCTTGCGCAGGACGAAGTCACGGGCCATCTTGGTCTCCTCGCCCCGCCAGACGCCGATCCAGCACCCCTTGTCCGAGATGGCGCGGATGATCACCACATGGTCGTAGTTGGGCTCATCGGGCGCGCCCTCCTGGGTAATGGCGGCCTCCTCGTCGGCCAGGTCGGACTGGGCCGGAGCCGGAACTTGAGCCGGGGCGGCGGCCCGCTCGCGGGCGGGAGCGGCCGGAGCGGGCACGTCGGGCGCGGATTCTTCCGCCGGGGCTTGACCGGTCCGCGTAGCCCAGTCCTGTTCCTCGGCGGGAGCCGTCTCGGGCGCGATCTCGGGCGCGATCTCGGGCGCAGACTGGTCATCGGCAGGGGCGACTTCCGGGACAACCTCACCGGGCCCGGCGGGCTGGACGGACTCCTCGGCCGGAACCGGCGCTGGCACAGTGGCCTCCGGGACCTTGGGCTTGTTCAGATTCAAGACCAGGATCACCGCCGCGACGACGAGGACCAAGACGATGAGGATGGAGGGCCACACGGACCGCTTGCGGCGTCCAGCGCCCACTTCGTTGTCCTGAAAGGCCTTTTCCGCAGTGGGGGCCACATCGTAGGAAAGGTCCCCTGCCTGGGGCTGCTCCAATTGATATTCGCGGTCCACGACCATGGACAGTTCATCCGGGTCGAGCCCGAGCAGGCGGGCGTAGCTCTTGACGAATCCCTTGGTGTACACGGGATGCGGCAGGGCCGAGCGGTCGCCACTCTCCAAGGCGAGAAGGATGACGCGGCTGATCTTGGTGGTCTCCATGACCGCTTTGATGGTCAGCCCCTTGGCCTCCCGTTCGCGCTGTAGCGTTTCGCCGAGTTCCTGAAATGTCATTGGGTTACTCCATTATCGGGCTTGAGCGCATCGTCCATGTAGACGATAACCGCGCTCTGCTTCAATTTATCGAAATAATCGGTGAACACCGTCTCCCGTTTTTTCTGCATCAAATCCCTGTAGAGATTGTCGCGCACGTCTTCAAGCGGAACCATGCGGTCGTCGTTGATCTTGATGGGTGAAAGCAGAGCTTGATGCCCCTGGATGGTCAATGGCGTGCTCACGCCGCCCTCGGCCACTCCCTGAAGGGAGGTTCGCCACTCGTCGGCCAGGTCCACCCAGTTCAGTTGACCGATGGATCCGCCGCTGTCCTTGCCCGGACCGACACTATACTTGGCTACGGCCTCGGCAAAGGTCAGCTCGCCGTTGGTGATGCGCTCCCTGACTTCCACCGGAGATACATCGGGCGGCAAGAGGATAATGGCCAGCTCGACCATCTTGCCCATGGAGTAATCATCCTTGCGGGCTTCATACTCCGCCTGGATTTCCGAATCCGTGACCACGACCTTGCTGTTGACCATGTGGCCGATGAGCTCCTGCTTCTCCAGCATTTTCTTGAGCCGCGAACGGAACTCCTCCATGCTCAGGCCATCCTGGGCCACCATCTGCTGAAATTCCTCCAGGGTCAGACCGCGCTCGTTGCGGACCCGCTCGATTTCCTTGTCCAGATTCTCTTCGGACACGTTGACGGAAAACCGCTGGATCTCCTGCTGAATGAGTTCATCGTTGACGAGCTTATCCAGCATCTGCTTCCGCAACGACTGCAACTTCGCCTGTTCCCGGGCATCGAGTTTGCGGTCCTTGATCTTGTCGTAAACGGGCTTCATCTCCTGGTCCAAGTCATATTGGGTGATGATGGAGTCGTTGATCTTCACCAGGATGCGGTCCACGACCATATCCTTGGCCTGGGCCGTCAGCGGATAGAGAAAGAGCATGGCTCCCAAAAGCAAGGAAACGATTTTTACCACGCATTCACTCCTTGAATCGGGAAAGGACATTTCCATTCCTCTCCCGAAATGTTGTCGGATTCTAGTCGTTTTGTACGGACTATGCAACGAACGGACCGATCAGATCCCCGTATCCGTGCCGATCTGGTCCATGGGAATAGCCTCATCGGCCGGCTCCTGATCGTTCATGTCATCCTGGGACATGTCCGGCGGCAAGGTCGGTTCCATGCCCTGATCCGGAGATGATTCGTCCGGTTCCGTCATGACGGGGT
The sequence above is drawn from the Desulfovibrio sp. Huiquan2017 genome and encodes:
- the glyQ gene encoding glycine--tRNA ligase subunit alpha; amino-acid sequence: MNFQDVILKLQGFWANYGCAVVQAMDIECGAGTFNPSTFFRVIGPEPWKTAYVEPSRRPTDGRYGENPNRLQHYYQFQVVLKPSPDNVQDLYLQSLSAIGIDAAAHDIRFVEDDWESPTLGAWGLGWEVWLNGMEVTQFTYFQQVGGIDLKPVSVEITYGLERLCMYLQEKESVYDLKWNDTVTYGNVYHQNEVEMSKYNFELSNADMLFDLFNKFEGECLKLCEAGLPWPAYDYCLKCSHSFNLLDARGAISITERATYIGRVRNLASKIARLYADQREEMGYPLLKK
- the recO gene encoding DNA repair protein RecO; this encodes MSATEKALVLKTGRFREADVWVRLLTPSRGIFNGFAFGGSRSRRRFVGCLDPLSLVLFTIGTNKTGAYTVLEEGTLLHNFPGIRTDPARTGLAVNCVKFVEAVEIDPADAKVAYELLLETLHMLEESGTGSDFTPWLFRAKMAFDMGFTPDFLCCGVCGRPLSCECGHRFGVERGQVACRTCLSDGKPLEGLARPISAGVLRALDWIQHSRPADWASVSMDNEVRRQASQLIELFVAYHLGLSWEGGMYKKV
- a CDS encoding helix-turn-helix domain-containing protein, with protein sequence MTFQELGETLQREREAKGLTIKAVMETTKISRVILLALESGDRSALPHPVYTKGFVKSYARLLGLDPDELSMVVDREYQLEQPQAGDLSYDVAPTAEKAFQDNEVGAGRRKRSVWPSILIVLVLVVAAVILVLNLNKPKVPEATVPAPVPAEESVQPAGPGEVVPEVAPADDQSAPEIAPEIAPETAPAEEQDWATRTGQAPAEESAPDVPAPAAPARERAAAPAQVPAPAQSDLADEEAAITQEGAPDEPNYDHVVIIRAISDKGCWIGVWRGEETKMARDFVLRKGEPLRLMFNSPRRIRIGNVSGVTVTYNGQPYALDASKGNIQTLTFGM
- a CDS encoding SurA N-terminal domain-containing protein; translation: MVKIVSLLLGAMLFLYPLTAQAKDMVVDRILVKINDSIITQYDLDQEMKPVYDKIKDRKLDAREQAKLQSLRKQMLDKLVNDELIQQEIQRFSVNVSEENLDKEIERVRNERGLTLEEFQQMVAQDGLSMEEFRSRLKKMLEKQELIGHMVNSKVVVTDSEIQAEYEARKDDYSMGKMVELAIILLPPDVSPVEVRERITNGELTFAEAVAKYSVGPGKDSGGSIGQLNWVDLADEWRTSLQGVAEGGVSTPLTIQGHQALLSPIKINDDRMVPLEDVRDNLYRDLMQKKRETVFTDYFDKLKQSAVIVYMDDALKPDNGVTQ